ATGCGCACCGCCGTGCGGATGGTCTCGCGCAGCTTGGTGTGGTCGATGTTGCCAGCGTCGTCGAGGTGGTTGTCGATGAGGACGGAGCCGAGGTTGCACACGGCGGTTTCATCCGCGCTGGTGTTCAGGGTGATCTCGGTGCAGAGGTTGCTGCTGTGGATGACGCCGACGTGGTCCTGCGGGCTGCGGACATTGCAAGGGTCCTTGAAGGTGATCCAAGGGTGGCCGGTTTCGAAGATGGATTTGAGCATCTTCTTCCACAGGTCCAGGGCCTCAACTTCGCGGCCGAAGATCTTGCCAGCCTTAGCCATGACCTCGTACTCAGCGTAGCGTTTTTCAAAGGCGCTGCCGTAGAGCTCATGCAGATCGGCCACTTCATTGGCGCGGAAGAGCGTCCAGGTGCCACGGGTCTCCATGCGCTTCATGAAGAGGTCGGGGATCCAGTTCGCGGTGTTCAGGTCATGCGTACGGCGGCGTTCATCGCCGGTGTTCACGCGGAGCTGGAGGAAGTCCTCGATGTCGTTATGCCACACTTCCAGGTAGGCGCAGCCAGAGCCACGGCGCTTGCCGCCCTGGTTCACGGCGATGAGCTGGTCGTTGTGCAGCTTCAGGAAGGGGATGACGCCCTGGCTTTCGCCATTGGTGCCTTTGATGTAGCCGCCCGTGCCGCGCACGCTCGTCCAGGAGCCGCCGAGACCGCCGGCCCACTTGGAAAGGAAGGCATTCTCCGCGATGCCACGGATCATGATGGACTCGATGCTGTCGTCCACCTTGTAGAGGTAGCAGGAGCTGAGCTGGCTGTGCAGGGTGCCGCTGTTGAAAAGGGTGGGTGTGCTGGAGCAGAAGCGGCGGCCTTTGTACAGCTTGTACAGGGCGATGATCTTGTCCTCCGGGTTCTCCTTTTCCTGAATGCAGAGGCCCATGGCCACGCGCATCCAGAAGAGCTGGGGAGCCTCCAGGCGCTTGCTGGGCTTCACCTTTTTGTCCACGATGAGGTAGCGGTCGTAGAGGGTCTGGATGCCGAGGAAGTCAAAGTCCATGTCGGCGGTGGGCTCCAGGGCCTCGGCCAGTTTGTCGAGGTCGAACTCGAGCAGGCGAGGGCTGATGCGGTCGATCTCCACGCCACGGGCGAGGTTGCGGCGGAAGGCGCGGCGATGGAAGTCGCGCAGGGCCTCGATGCCGTCGCGGACGATGTCCCAGCCGAGGACTTCTTCATAAATGTAGCTGAGGCGGATGCGGGCGGCGAAGCGGGCAAAGTCGGCGTCCTTCTGCATGAGCGTCTTCGCATTCAGGATGACGGTCTGCTTCAGGTGCTCCAGCGTGATGTCGGAGTTCAGGGAGCGGCGCAGCTCCATCTCGATCTCATTGCGGGTGAGGCAGAGATCCAGGCCGAGCATGGCAAAATCGATGCGCTTTTTCAGGTCCTGCCCATCCCAGAAGAAGGTCTCCGTGGGGCTGGCGCGGACGACGATGAGGGCCTGCTGATCGTGGTCCTCCTGGCTGAGGCTTTCGGCCACTTCTTCGTCATGCTCGCGCATTTTGGAGCGGAGGGCGCGGTACTGGATGTAGGCGCGGGCCACCTTGAAGAAGCCCTGCTTCATCAGCTCTTCCTCGACGATGTTCTGCACGTCTTCGATGTGCATGAACTGCTTGCCCTCTTCCGCGACGAAGCGGCTGGCTGCCTCCGCCACCTGCACGGCGGGGGAGGAATCCATCTCCATGGAGAGGAAGGCTTTGCGCACGGCGATCTCGATCTTGTTATGGTTCCAAGGGACGAGCTGGCCGCTGCGGCGGATGACTTTGGTGCTCACGATCAGCGGCTGGGGCAGGGTGTTGTCGGCAAGGCTGTCGTACTCCGTACGTTTGCGGCGCTCCGCCAGACTGCGGGCCACGTCATGGGCATTGTGCCGGACGAGGGCGCGCTCGATGCAGTGATAGATGTCCTTCCCGCTCAGGGCGCTGCCGGCTCCCTCGGCAATCTGGGCGGTGCGCTGGTGCAGCTCATCCGCCACGGCGCGGGCGATGGTCTGCACGAGCTGCTGGTTCTTCTCGTTGTAAATGTCGCTCTCCTTCTGGCGGGCCATGAAGAGATCCGCCAGGGCGCTGCCCACGGTATCGGCGATTTCGCCCATGTCGAAGTCACGTTCGTCCCCGCCCACCTTCACCTTGATGGCGGAGGAGGACTCGGATCCGCCGACCGTCAGCGCGCTCCATTCGAAGCGCGGTTTCTGGTCTTTGGGGGTGTGGGCGACTTTTTTGAGGGCTTTGTCTTCGTGGAGCAGGTCCTGGATCATGGCGGGAGCGGGAGATGAGGTTGACTAGGAGCAGCGAGGCGTTTTGGAGGATAAGAAATCCGCGCTGGAGGGCTCCAGCGAAAACGTCCGTTCCTTCGGGAAAGGGAGAAAAGATTACAGGTCGTCGTCGTCGCAGACAGCGAGGGCGGAGGACTTCTGGTAGTCCGTGACTTTGCCTTCGAAGAAGTTCTGCTCCTTGCGCACGTCCATCATTTCCGCCAGCCAGGGCAGCGGATTGGTGACGCCCGGGTTCAGGGCAGGCAGGCCGCAACCGGCGAGGCGACGGTCGGCGATGAAGTCGGTGTAGAGCTCGAACTCGGCGGCGCTGAGGCCGACGGCGTTCACGGGCAGGCAGTCGCGGATGAATTCCTTTTCCAGGGCCACGGCCTCGCGCATGGTCTCCACCAGGTCCTGGCGGAAGTCGGCGGTCCAGATGTCCGGGTTTTCCTCGATGAGGTCCATGAACAGATTGCGGAAGACTTCGATGTGGTTGGACTCATCGCGCAGCGTGTAGCGGAACATCTGGCCGATGCCGGGGAACTTGTTCTGGCGGTAGAGGCTGAGGATCATGCCGAAGAGGCCGTAGAACTGGGTGCCCTCCATGCACTGGCCGAAGACGAAGATGTTTTTCGCCAGGAGCTGCTTGTTCTCCAGCTTGGTGAGGTCCAGATCGCGACGCAGGTTGTTCGAGTGCTTGGTCACGAACTCGTTTTTCTTCACGATCGTGGGGATCTGCTCGAACATGGCCTCGCACTCATGCGGGTTGATGCCCAGGCTGGAAATCATGTACAGGAGGGAATCCGCGTGGATGTTTTCCTCATGCGCGTGGCGGCCTAACACCAGTTTCAACTCCGGCGCGGTGACGAGCTCGCGCACGACGTGCTGCACATTGTCACCGACGATGCCTTCAGCGGCGCTGAAGTAGCCGATGCCCATCATGATGATCCAGCGCTCGTTTTCCGAGACGTCGTGGGAGCGCCACTGCTCCACATCTTTCTGCATCTGGATGTCTTCCGGCTCCCAGTGGTTGGCCTTCATGATGCGATAAAGATCATAGGCCCACTGATATTTCAGGGGCAGAAGATTGAAGGTCATCGTCTGCCGTCCATTGATCACTTTCTTGGCGGCAAAGGCCTCTTCAGCCTTGTCTTGGTCCAGAGGAAACTCACGATTGCCAATTTTGTAGATTTTATCCATGAGGTGTCAGAATCGGGTTGAAATGAGCGGAACGGTTGAATTTAGAGGGATTGGGAGATTAATCGACTAACGAACGAACTACCAGATGTTGCGCGGGCCGGGGGTGATTATGCACTACATCTTGTGGCCAGCCAGTCAATTTTGCCATCCAATGGGGTTGGATCATGTTTCACAGCGCAGCGCCAAGCGTTCCACATCGATTAAATTTTTTGGGCGTTAAAATCGCGAACGGGATGTCCATTTATGAGAATCTTCGCAAAAAGTAGAGAAGCCCTTCAAAGCCAACGCATTGTGAATAACTTGCCTCCGGGCTGGTCACCGAGCCTCCTTTTGAAACATTTTCGACCCCTCCCCGCAAGACTCTGAGAGCACCTTAAAAAGCTCCCCGCCAGAACGCGCTTGCCAAAAGGCGGACATCCCTCATATTCGCGCCCCCTTATGGTCGACATTTTGATTGGCACCCTTACCGTGGTGGAGGTACTCGTTTGCCTCCTCCTCATTCTCATCGTCCTCATGCAGCGTCCGAAACAGGAAGGCCTGGGCGCTTCCTTCGGTGACGGCATGATGTCCCAGATCGCTGGCGCGCAGACGACCAACGTCCTGCAAAAGTTCACGGTGTACCTCGCCGTGGCCCTCTTTGTCCTGACGCTGAGCCTGGCCCTGCTGGTCACCCGCAAACAGTCCCAGAAGGCCAACGCCCGCATCTTTGATGCCCCGCCACCTGCCGCCGCCCCGGCTGCTGTGACCCCTGCTGAAGCCCCGAAAGTGGAAGTGACCCCAGCCACCCCGGCTGCGGCCACGACTCCGGCAGCACCTGCCGCCACGGCCCCAGCCGCACCGAAGCCAGCCACGGAAGCCCCCAAGGCCCCTGAACCTGCCAAACCGATCATGAAAGAGCCAGGTGAAGCCGCAGCCCCGGCTGCCCCTACACCCGCCGCCGCCACCACCCCAGCGGTGGAGGCCCCTAAGCCTGCCGCCCCGGCCCCTGCTGCTCCCGTCCCAGCAGCCCCGGCCGCTCCAGCGCCTGCAGCCCCGGCTGCCCCCAACCCTTAATCCCAGCTCGTCATTCTCGAGCACAACCTGGTCTTTGACCGCCCCATGAAAAACGGCGGCTCAGCATTTCACTCCAGCCCATCACGCCGTGTCTCATGGTGTGCTGGGCTGTTTGTTTTCCTGGGCCTGCTTCTGTTTTCCGGCCTGCTCCAGGCCGATGGCGTGGTGCGCTGCCAGCTTGCCGACGGTTTTGACTTCCCCGTGGGCAAACCCAACGGCGACAACTACTACAAATCCCGCGGCTACTGGCCCAATGGCCACCTGGGCGAGGACTGGAACGGCAAAGGCGGCGGCGACAGCGACCTCGGCGCGCCCATTTATGCCTCCGGTCGCGGCGTGGTCATCATCTCGGAAAATGTCGGTGTCGGCTGGGGCAACTGCATCATTATCCGCCATCCCTACCGCGATGAAACGGGCAAGATCGCCATGGTGGACAGCCTCTCTGCCCACCTCCAGCAGCGGCTGGTGAAAGTGGGGCAGACCGTGGAAAAGGGCCAGCTTATAGGCACCATGGGTGGCAACAACGGCATGTACCTCGTACACCTGCACTTCGAGATGCGGAAGAACCTGCGCATCGGCATGAACCGCAGCCAGTTTGCCCGCGACAACACCAATTACTACAGCCCCACGGACTTCATCAACAAGCACCGCGTGCTGCCCACCAGCTTTCAAAAGTACCCGGTGCCGATGGGCCTCTTCGCCCCTTATGGCCGCTCCCTGGCCGATGCCCGCAGCGATGGTGAAGACACCGTGAAGGTGCCCACGCTGCCTACCACCCGCCCCAATCTGCCGGAATCCGGCCCCTC
This is a stretch of genomic DNA from Prosthecobacter algae. It encodes these proteins:
- a CDS encoding ribonucleotide-diphosphate reductase subunit beta; translation: MDKIYKIGNREFPLDQDKAEEAFAAKKVINGRQTMTFNLLPLKYQWAYDLYRIMKANHWEPEDIQMQKDVEQWRSHDVSENERWIIMMGIGYFSAAEGIVGDNVQHVVRELVTAPELKLVLGRHAHEENIHADSLLYMISSLGINPHECEAMFEQIPTIVKKNEFVTKHSNNLRRDLDLTKLENKQLLAKNIFVFGQCMEGTQFYGLFGMILSLYRQNKFPGIGQMFRYTLRDESNHIEVFRNLFMDLIEENPDIWTADFRQDLVETMREAVALEKEFIRDCLPVNAVGLSAAEFELYTDFIADRRLAGCGLPALNPGVTNPLPWLAEMMDVRKEQNFFEGKVTDYQKSSALAVCDDDDL
- a CDS encoding ribonucleoside-diphosphate reductase subunit alpha; protein product: MIQDLLHEDKALKKVAHTPKDQKPRFEWSALTVGGSESSSAIKVKVGGDERDFDMGEIADTVGSALADLFMARQKESDIYNEKNQQLVQTIARAVADELHQRTAQIAEGAGSALSGKDIYHCIERALVRHNAHDVARSLAERRKRTEYDSLADNTLPQPLIVSTKVIRRSGQLVPWNHNKIEIAVRKAFLSMEMDSSPAVQVAEAASRFVAEEGKQFMHIEDVQNIVEEELMKQGFFKVARAYIQYRALRSKMREHDEEVAESLSQEDHDQQALIVVRASPTETFFWDGQDLKKRIDFAMLGLDLCLTRNEIEMELRRSLNSDITLEHLKQTVILNAKTLMQKDADFARFAARIRLSYIYEEVLGWDIVRDGIEALRDFHRRAFRRNLARGVEIDRISPRLLEFDLDKLAEALEPTADMDFDFLGIQTLYDRYLIVDKKVKPSKRLEAPQLFWMRVAMGLCIQEKENPEDKIIALYKLYKGRRFCSSTPTLFNSGTLHSQLSSCYLYKVDDSIESIMIRGIAENAFLSKWAGGLGGSWTSVRGTGGYIKGTNGESQGVIPFLKLHNDQLIAVNQGGKRRGSGCAYLEVWHNDIEDFLQLRVNTGDERRRTHDLNTANWIPDLFMKRMETRGTWTLFRANEVADLHELYGSAFEKRYAEYEVMAKAGKIFGREVEALDLWKKMLKSIFETGHPWITFKDPCNVRSPQDHVGVIHSSNLCTEITLNTSADETAVCNLGSVLIDNHLDDAGNIDHTKLRETIRTAVRMLDNVIDINFYPTVAAKTSNERHRPIGLGVMGLQYALYRKGIPFASKEAVEFNDEFMEAVAYYAYEASSDVAAEKGTYSTYKGSKWDRGLLPQDTVDLLAQERGMEIDVPRGGKMDWSALRAKIAKHGMRNSNVLAIAPTATISNIMGSSPCIEPLMSNMLVKSNLSGDFMLLNPYLIRDLKKRGLWTPEVQNKLKYMDGEIEGIEEIPVDLKRRYATAFSIDWSWLIDAAARRQKWIDQSQSVNLFCGESDMRTLSHMYRGAWKKGLKTTYYLRTRSASNIEKADVEVKKEMRGIVGQDPTKAAAYTEEQIQACSIEAMRNGGTCEACQ
- the secG gene encoding preprotein translocase subunit SecG; translation: MVDILIGTLTVVEVLVCLLLILIVLMQRPKQEGLGASFGDGMMSQIAGAQTTNVLQKFTVYLAVALFVLTLSLALLVTRKQSQKANARIFDAPPPAAAPAAVTPAEAPKVEVTPATPAAATTPAAPAATAPAAPKPATEAPKAPEPAKPIMKEPGEAAAPAAPTPAAATTPAVEAPKPAAPAPAAPVPAAPAAPAPAAPAAPNP
- a CDS encoding M23 family metallopeptidase, producing the protein MKNGGSAFHSSPSRRVSWCAGLFVFLGLLLFSGLLQADGVVRCQLADGFDFPVGKPNGDNYYKSRGYWPNGHLGEDWNGKGGGDSDLGAPIYASGRGVVIISENVGVGWGNCIIIRHPYRDETGKIAMVDSLSAHLQQRLVKVGQTVEKGQLIGTMGGNNGMYLVHLHFEMRKNLRIGMNRSQFARDNTNYYSPTDFINKHRVLPTSFQKYPVPMGLFAPYGRSLADARSDGEDTVKVPTLPTTRPNLPESGPSADDEDFWSKLRTRLKQGKMTEGVDTPQ